DNA sequence from the Cytophagia bacterium CHB2 genome:
TTAGTAACTGAAATTCAAACCGACCTGATAAATATTGGCCGTGAAATTATTGGAGGTAAAAAAGCGCTCGTATTTGATTTCGAGCGTCGAGCGATCGAGTAACGGGAGTTGTGCGCCCAGTCTGTCCAATTGATACTCGACTTGAAAGCCAAAGAGATGGGAGTTGAATGGCTCGAGTTTGTAATCGGCCGTGAAATACGTCGTCAGGCGATCGAGCGGATAATCAATCCGGTAAAAATAAGCGCTGGTTTGCGTGTAAAACCGGTAGCGATACCGCAGCAGCAGCCGCTTTGACATGGTTTGATAAAATTTCAAACCGAGTGTATGCGAACGAACGCCCCAATCATCGCCGTACAGCCGGTAATCCAGCCACACGGCAGCGTTCGCCGGTTTGAGGAAGGTGTTGAGCTTCACAAAGCCGGCCATGCGCAAACGCTGCTGCGGATGCGTCTCCAACGTGTAACCCCCGTTCACAAAAACGGTGCGATACGGGTTGCTTTGAAAACCGCTGGCGCTGGAAATATCCGCGCCAAAACGCATACTGGTTACCGGTGATAGTGACTGCGTAATCGTCGCATCAAAAATAAAATTTCGTTTCGTAAACGCGGTGTCGCGGCCCAAAGGTTTTATAGTATCCCAACCGAAACTGGCGGACAGCGCCAGATTGGTGTTTTTTTGATTGAAATCTTGATTATAGCCGACGCCGAGCAAACGACCGACATAATCATTCTCACCGGAATAATAAATCGTTGCGGCCCAGCGCTCGGCGCTTAAACTGCCAACAACTTCATTTCTGTTTTTGATGTAATTCGCATTGGGATTCGCAGCGTCCACGGGTTTCGAGGCGCCGGTAATGCCGTCCGTCGGCAACGGTTTTGCCGAGATGCCGCGATACGGTGGAATGGTGACTTGATCAAGACTGTATTGCAGCGTGAGCGCCGTATTGCGCGCCAAATCTTTAACGAATTGCAACGAAGGCGAGCGCACCAACAAGCCGCCGCTATCCGTGAAGAAATGCGTGCGCAACGCCACCCGGTCGTCGGTGAAACTCATCGTCGCCGTACCGAGCACCGCGACGATGATTGCCAGGCACAAAATTATCCGCAAATAGGAATGCATGCGCTTCATTGTCGTGTATCGTTAGAGGATCGTCCTGATCAGGGAAAATGGCATAGCCGGCGTGTGAACACGTCAAAATCTCCGCGTCCGTGCGGCCAGGTGAAAGAGGTCGGATTGCAGCTCATACAAATCCGAAACTGAATTTACAGCTTCGTGATTGCATGCCTCAGATCTCACAAACCAAATCAGGCAAGCCCCGCTGGTGCCCTGCGTTTTATTGGAGTTATTCTCCCAAAATTCGAAAAAATACGCTCGCCAGCTTGGGGGCGCACTTTGATTACAAGCCTTGTGCCACAGCAAGCGGCGAGTTTTTGCTTGACATTCGCTGACTTTTTGGTTAAAAAATCGTCACGCTGCACACTATAAATTAGGAAAGATGAGATGCCCACTCCCCAAAAATTCACCGTCGGCCTCGTGCAAATGGCCATGAGCAAAGACGGCGAGGCGAACGTTGCCGTCGCCACTCACTGGATCAAAGAAGCGGCGCGGCAAGGCGCGCAAGTCATTTGCCTGCCCGAACTGTTTCGCTCGCAGTATTTTTGCCAAACGGAAAATGTGGCCTTGTTCGATCTTGCAGAACCGGTGCCGGGACCGACGACCAAAGCCTTGCAAGTTGTCGCGCACGAACAAAAGGTCGTGCTGGTGGCGCCCGTGTTCGAGCGCCGCGGCCCGGGAGTTTATCACAACAGCGCTGCCATCATCGATGCCAACGGCGAGATCATCGGACTCTACCGCAAGATGCACATTCCGGATGATCCGGCGTATTATGAAAAATTTTATTTCACGCCCGGCGATCTTGGCTTTCAGGCATTTGATACGAAAGTCGGGCGCATCGGCACGCTGATCTGCTGGGATCAATGGTATCCCGAAGGTGCGCGGCTTACGGCCTTGCGCGGCGCGAGCCTCTTGTTTTATCCGACCGCTATCGGTTGGCATCCGCACGAGAAAGCGCAATACGGCGCAGCGCAGCGCGACGCCTGGCGCACCGTGCAACGCGGACACGCGATTGCCAACGGCATTTACCTCGCGGCTGTCAATCGTGTTGGCCACGAGATTCCTGCCGCTGGAGGGCCCGGCATTCAATTTTGGGGATCATCGTTTATCTGTGATCCGCAAGGCGTGTTGCTGGCTGAAGGCAGTGAGGACAAAGAAGAAGTTTTACTCGGTGAGATCGATCTTGGGCATCTCGAAGAGATTCGACGCAATTGGCCGTTTCTGCGCGACCGGCGCATCGATGCGTATGGTGACATCAAAGCGCGTTTTCTGAATGAGGAGCCGTGGCAAACAAAATCTTAACGCAAGAGGCTAACACGCCGGCAAGCCTGGGCTTTCGCATGCCCGCGGAATGGGAAAAACATCAGGCCACCTGGCTGGGCTGGCCGCACAATCGCACGGATTGGCCGGGCAAATTCGCTCCGATTCAATGGGTTTACGGCGAAATCGTGCGCAAGCTCGCCCCCGGAGAAATGGTGCGCATTATCGTCGCAACCCGGGAGCATGAAGCCAAAGCTCATAAACTGCTGACTCAAGCCGGCGTTGATTTGAAGCGCATCGCGTTCGTTCGCTTTCCTACCAACCGCGGCTGGACGCGCGACTTCGGCCCGATGTTCGTTACCCGCGAACGGCCCGCATCTGAATTGGCCATTGTCAATTTCGGTTTCAATGCCTGGGCGCGCTATTCGGATTGGCAAAAAGACAACACTGTGCCGCCGCGCGCGGCGCAG
Encoded proteins:
- a CDS encoding DUF3570 domain-containing protein gives rise to the protein MKRMHSYLRIILCLAIIVAVLGTATMSFTDDRVALRTHFFTDSGGLLVRSPSLQFVKDLARNTALTLQYSLDQVTIPPYRGISAKPLPTDGITGASKPVDAANPNANYIKNRNEVVGSLSAERWAATIYYSGENDYVGRLLGVGYNQDFNQKNTNLALSASFGWDTIKPLGRDTAFTKRNFIFDATITQSLSPVTSMRFGADISSASGFQSNPYRTVFVNGGYTLETHPQQRLRMAGFVKLNTFLKPANAAVWLDYRLYGDDWGVRSHTLGLKFYQTMSKRLLLRYRYRFYTQTSAYFYRIDYPLDRLTTYFTADYKLEPFNSHLFGFQVEYQLDRLGAQLPLLDRSTLEIKYERFFTSNNFTANIYQVGLNFSY
- a CDS encoding carbon-nitrogen hydrolase — its product is MPTPQKFTVGLVQMAMSKDGEANVAVATHWIKEAARQGAQVICLPELFRSQYFCQTENVALFDLAEPVPGPTTKALQVVAHEQKVVLVAPVFERRGPGVYHNSAAIIDANGEIIGLYRKMHIPDDPAYYEKFYFTPGDLGFQAFDTKVGRIGTLICWDQWYPEGARLTALRGASLLFYPTAIGWHPHEKAQYGAAQRDAWRTVQRGHAIANGIYLAAVNRVGHEIPAAGGPGIQFWGSSFICDPQGVLLAEGSEDKEEVLLGEIDLGHLEEIRRNWPFLRDRRIDAYGDIKARFLNEEPWQTKS